A single Nostoc sp. PCC 7107 DNA region contains:
- a CDS encoding FHA domain-containing protein, whose amino-acid sequence MQNINQITTTVLSLELFHVQTNTAVELPPNLTVIRVGKPNDQNPPDIDVSSLPNAEVVSRIHAQIIVDGSNYLIEDLGSANGTFLNDIKLEQGITHTLKIGDRIDLGQGHSVTFIFQNSPTHPQNLLTSAQITQISPQLVKQNKPIVVDKTTKLLGLTLIVASIVISTANIRIGIFFGLPSVILCFVGIFVLCQQRINPNLGWILIALGIAIMIFTGRLFASVNLLLLLVTSALFFIGYLLFTTGKIFGYDWRSLPQIINK is encoded by the coding sequence ATGCAAAATATCAATCAAATTACTACTACAGTGCTAAGTTTAGAGTTATTCCATGTCCAGACAAACACTGCTGTTGAATTACCGCCAAACTTGACAGTGATTCGAGTTGGCAAGCCAAATGATCAAAATCCGCCGGATATTGATGTTTCTAGTTTGCCAAATGCGGAGGTAGTTTCTCGCATTCACGCTCAAATTATCGTGGATGGTAGCAATTACTTGATTGAAGACTTAGGTAGTGCTAACGGCACTTTTCTCAACGATATCAAGCTAGAGCAGGGAATTACACATACTTTAAAAATAGGCGATCGCATCGACCTTGGGCAAGGACATTCTGTCACTTTTATTTTCCAAAATTCCCCAACACATCCCCAAAATTTACTGACATCTGCTCAAATCACTCAAATTTCACCCCAACTAGTTAAACAAAATAAACCAATTGTGGTAGATAAAACAACTAAGCTATTAGGTTTGACTTTAATAGTTGCCAGCATCGTGATTTCCACCGCAAATATTAGAATTGGTATATTTTTCGGTCTTCCGAGCGTAATTTTATGTTTTGTCGGAATTTTTGTTTTGTGTCAACAAAGAATTAACCCCAATCTAGGCTGGATTTTGATTGCATTAGGCATCGCCATCATGATATTTACGGGGCGGCTTTTCGCTTCAGTTAATCTCTTACTTTTACTAGTAACTTCAGCTTTATTTTTTATAGGATATTTGCTTTTTACAACAGGTAAAATATTTGGTTATGATTGGCGATCGCTTCCACAAATCATTAATAAATAG
- a CDS encoding DNA double-strand break repair nuclease NurA encodes MLDLTKLARQMQGLSQHLSLEAVAGRQRLELAQQHLINAYKCQQDLIERQEKWRDRILFANATPIEPLETRIDIPVPPKVHTVIATDGSQIAPSHHEIAYCYLLNIGRVVLHYGQNRHPLLDSLPEVFYRPEDLYASRQWGIRTEEWMGFCRTTSEATVLAELACAAKSDAPTLAMVDGSLVYWFLEQLPLDARDRILPPILQAWQQLREAGIPLMGYLSASRNVEGINFLRLMACPHPVPDCVSYCPNQLEKVPCKVFEPLRDTSLWSTQLQPGQRGPLWRSNARILEFYEGQSIYFCYVHVGTEIARIELPAWVVENTAMLDQALGLMLAQVQKGYGYPVAIAEAHNQAVVRGGDKARFFALLEKQMIKAGLKNVGTSYKEARKRGSIA; translated from the coding sequence ATGCTTGACCTGACAAAATTAGCGCGACAAATGCAAGGTTTAAGTCAGCATCTATCACTAGAAGCTGTTGCTGGTCGCCAGCGCTTAGAATTAGCCCAACAACATTTAATAAATGCTTATAAGTGTCAGCAAGATTTAATTGAACGTCAGGAGAAATGGCGCGATCGCATTCTTTTTGCTAATGCTACCCCAATTGAGCCATTAGAAACCCGTATTGATATTCCTGTTCCGCCTAAAGTACATACTGTCATCGCTACAGACGGTTCACAAATTGCACCCAGTCACCACGAAATTGCTTATTGCTATCTCTTAAATATCGGCAGAGTTGTTTTACACTACGGTCAAAATCGCCATCCACTGCTTGATAGTTTACCAGAGGTATTTTACCGCCCCGAAGATTTATATGCGTCACGTCAGTGGGGAATTAGAACAGAAGAATGGATGGGGTTTTGTCGGACAACGAGTGAAGCAACGGTATTGGCTGAATTAGCCTGTGCGGCTAAAAGTGATGCGCCAACCTTAGCAATGGTAGATGGTTCCTTAGTTTATTGGTTTTTGGAACAGTTACCACTAGATGCCCGCGATCGCATTTTACCGCCGATTTTGCAAGCTTGGCAGCAACTACGGGAAGCGGGAATTCCCTTAATGGGTTATCTGAGTGCTTCGCGGAATGTTGAAGGGATTAACTTTTTGCGGTTGATGGCTTGTCCCCATCCAGTCCCTGACTGTGTGAGTTATTGTCCCAACCAGTTAGAAAAGGTTCCTTGCAAAGTTTTTGAACCTTTACGAGATACATCTTTGTGGTCTACTCAACTTCAACCAGGACAACGCGGCCCTTTATGGCGGAGTAATGCCCGAATTTTAGAATTTTATGAAGGACAAAGCATTTATTTTTGCTATGTTCATGTAGGTACGGAAATTGCCCGAATTGAATTACCAGCTTGGGTTGTCGAAAATACAGCAATGTTGGATCAAGCCTTGGGTTTAATGTTGGCGCAAGTACAGAAAGGATATGGCTACCCAGTAGCGATCGCGGAAGCCCATAATCAAGCGGTGGTCAGAGGTGGCGATAAAGCGCGGTTCTTCGCCCTTTTAGAAAAACAAATGATTAAAGCTGGCTTGAAAAATGTTGGTACTTCTTATAAAGAAGCCCGCAAACGGGGAAGTATTGCTTAA